The DNA region TTACATTGTGTGCATATACATTGGTAAAATACATCGGTAAAACcgtaaaaatatttgtagaaACATATCGatgtattgatatttttgcTCTTTCATCACATTCCTAACTCAAGAAATGTAAACACATTTCGGAATTCagaaattttataaaacatGAGCAACATTGTGCAGTACATCGTAGTCCGCAGCGACTTGCGTTCCGCCCTCAGTTGGCCCTTGGGGGCGGTGATCGCCCAGAGTTGTCATGCCACAGCCGCCGTTATTCACTTGAATTCCGAGGACGCCGACACTGTGGCGTACTTGAAGGACCTCGATAATATGCACAAGGTGGTGCTGGAGGTAATGAAACGCGTTTATCTCATAACTAATGTGTAATATATGACTTATACCATGAACCAATAACTCTTCCGTTACCCATACGATTTCCAGGCCAAAGACGAGACTTCTCTGGTCAAGCTCAGCGAAAAACTGAAGGAGAACGAGATTAAACACAAGTTGTGGATCGAACAACCCGAAAATATCCCAACCTGCATCGCCCTGAAACCTTATGTTAAGGACACGGTTCATAAATATGTTAAGCACTTAAAGCTTTTGAAGGAGTAATACATCTTAAAGGAGGTCTTCCTTAGCTATAACTATTTCTGCCTATTGACACTAAATATGTAAGACAAATAGGAATAGTTTTTGACAACTATAGAGAAGCTAATACTTATCATAGTTGACCGCTAAAAGCCTACCAATATTAAAAAGGAGTGTTACATCTCAGATCTGATCAGTTTGTCACATATATAACAGAGTTTGCAAAGTTTGTCGATTACAAATCAAGCATTTcggtttatattttataaaaaataaacagaaaagcCAACaagttgttttttattttgtgtctATTTTAAGCTTGATGTTTCCTCCGAGGATCTCGGCTAATCGTTGTGAAATATGAGGACATCGCTCGACTTTTAACCGGCCCAGTCCGCCAAGCGTCCTGGTAAACTCCGCCACTATCTCATTGGTTAGATAGGCGGATCCACTCAGGTCCAGGAACTCCAAGGCACTAAATTTTCGCAGTTCCATCGAATCAAAGTTCTGACTAGAACTCCACAGTGGTGGAACTCTAAATGGCGCAGAGAATCCGTTTCTACGAGCGATATGAACAGCGTGGTCCTCCAGTCAGTGGAAAGCGGATTCAAGAAAGAGCGCAGGACCATGGTACGAAGAATGGTACCGCCGAGCGGCATCGCATTCAAATCTGGATTGATGGGCACCTTGAAAACTTTGAGCATTGGACAGCTTTGCACCAGCGGCTGGTACAGATAAGAACTGCAGCGTGGTTCGCGGAGATGGTCCACAATAATTCGCATTCTAAACAATTTTTAGTATTTGACTTCAATATGCGGAACATTGCTAGTTGACTTAGTTTAGAATCATTCACCTGGTTTTAAAAAAGATGTTGGTTTCATCGCCTGCTTTGAGAATTCATGTGTTTATAAGTCGTGCTTTTAAAAAGCTTGCCCAAAATAGAAGTCAATTTTACCTCGATAAATAACATTCTAATAAAAACGcattgctttaattttatcgatttttaattttcgttttaaatagtgttttttgtaaaaaatagCTGGTTTCATTTTTTCGCTTAAGGTATTCGAAATAGCTGTAGTGGATACAATTTATATAGTAGTAGGTAAGGTAAGGTAGAACTATAATTAAAGGTTGCGACGTCGAGGGGCCGTGAACGCCGAACTGGAGGCAACCTGGAGCAATTTGgcacagatgcagatacagattaTACAGTGCTTATGCTAGGATGTTTCTATGCGATGGATGTAGTAGCTATAGCTCTGTTCGATGTCTACATTTAACAATAACAAGTTACTAAAATTATAACCAAAGCGCCTACATGAATCTGGATATTTCGGGACCTCGCGTTCGCTGCAGCCGCCGAGGGCGCGGTGGCAATTAGTTTTTTGAGCGCGGATGCTGCAGCGCATTAAGCTCGTCCTTGAGCCAGGCCTGCCAGTTCTCCTGCAAGGGGCGAGACAGAAGTTCAGCCGGAAACGGCCGGAGTTGGATGAGCGAATTCGAGCGAGAGTGACAGAGATGGTGGACATGGTGGAGATGGTAGAGAGAGCCAGGACCCGTCACCAAGCAAAGCCGAAGCCAAAGCCAGCGTGTGTGTTAGCCAAACCAAAGGATaattgtgtgcgtgtgcgtgtgcgtaAGCCAGAgggagtgagtgagtgaggaATAGGGTTAAGGACAGAGATAGAGTATGCTAATAGCATCTACTTTGCAGAACCGTTAGAAGCAGCAGCCACTTGGCATTTGTTAGCACTAATTGCAAGTGTCAACAGAGCGAAACAGAGCCAGGATTCGCAGCGGAAATCGGAAATGCTTAACTAGTCCTCCGTGTCGGTGTGCCAGTACCAGTGTctgtgtgtt from Drosophila santomea strain STO CAGO 1482 chromosome 3R, Prin_Dsan_1.1, whole genome shotgun sequence includes:
- the LOC120451736 gene encoding putative peptidyl-tRNA hydrolase PTRHD1 — its product is MSNIVQYIVVRSDLRSALSWPLGAVIAQSCHATAAVIHLNSEDADTVAYLKDLDNMHKVVLEAKDETSLVKLSEKLKENEIKHKLWIEQPENIPTCIALKPYVKDTVHKYVKHLKLLKE